Proteins from one Telopea speciosissima isolate NSW1024214 ecotype Mountain lineage chromosome 1, Tspe_v1, whole genome shotgun sequence genomic window:
- the LOC122640422 gene encoding protein FAR1-RELATED SEQUENCE 5-like, which produces MDIPIDTPDNDIGLDDENKPKIGMQFNSENEAFEFYNSYGGVLGFSVRREYANRSKKDRSIITSRRFVCNKQGNRKVDNRAHVRINILRAETRSDCPARMGKKMLENGKYQCHDLIENHNHELHISSTTHMMRSQRKVSDIHAIEIDLGDDSGIKTKAMFEYMSKQAGGRQNLGYTPVDHYNYLRSKRRVTYVPVKREFVTDL; this is translated from the coding sequence ATGGATATTCCAATAGATACACCGGATAACGACATAGGTCTAGATGATGAGAATAAGCCTAAGATTGGTATGCAGTTTAATTCTGAGAATGAGGCATTTGAATTCTATAATAGTTATGGAGGAGTATTGGGTTTTAGTGTCAGGAGAGAGTATGCAAATAGGAGTAAAAAAGATAGGTCAATCATTACTTCAAGGAGATTTGTATGTAATAAACAAGGGAATCGGAAAGTAGACAATCGTGCTCATGTAAGAATAAATATTCTTCGAGCTGAAACAAGATCCGATTGTCCTGCTCGTATGGGAAAAAAGATGTTGGAAAATGGGAAGTATCAATGCCATGATCTCATTGAAAATCATAATCATGAGCTTCATATATCATCTACTACTCACATGATGCGGTCACAACGGAAAGTTTCAGACATACATGCCATTGAAATTGACTTGGGAGATGATTCTGGAATTAaaactaaggctatgtttgagTACATGAGTAAACAGGCAGGTGGTAGACAGAACCTTGGTTATACACCAGTGGATCATTACAATTATCTCCGAAGTAAACGTCGCGTGACCTACGTCCCGGTGAAGCGGGAGTTTGTTACAGATCTTTGA
- the LOC122640509 gene encoding protein FAR1-RELATED SEQUENCE 5-like yields MLIDYALFGDVMTFDTTFCTNKEHRPFGMFSGFNHHRGVVIFGAALLYDETAESFKWLFDAFLESHGQKHPVTLFTDQDLAMAKAILEVFPGTWHGLCTWHLMQNGIKHLGHLMKDGSSFLSDLKRCIYHYDEEVQFETAWEQLRSQYRVENGSWLDRIYVLKHKWAKCYMKNTFTGGMRSTQLSESVNADLKDYTKSTLDIIQFFKHFERVVNDKRANELKAEFDARNKLPRNSFPQTPIMIHASEVYTPLIFGLFHNENVRVGSCYIIQKDESNSLHKYAIGILDSDMTFKVECDPSKSIIECSCKKFETFGILCCHALKIMDRLDMKSIPEAYILSRWTRAARSIVVEDSKGTQVEEDVNLNSAQRYRILCHKLVKIASQASNSKEGFALVNNVASDLCKQLHSLENHDTRAHQDESTEEPNLNIAKGLKKKEKKKGCGSSKRKKSCLETKGNKNKKKKNEPNTTSTSLPALTPCNVVHLNQLDGTRESEINHSYMDPIMMEYLQGSHFLWFLLCRRRLRMQSMNRQYFLPPSAGTETQMCKGISEEESVFLCRLRIQSRGSEKIFIPSPFSHHRMVCESGREKITLTVAVVDADAVRTEPVFFIADAGHREYS; encoded by the exons ATGCTAATAGATTATGCACTTTTTGGTGATGTTATGACTTTTGATACAACATTTTGTACAAACAAGGAGCATAGGCCTTTTGGTATGTTTTCTGGATTTAACCATCATAGAGGAGTTGTTATATTTGGGGCAGCCCTTTTATATGATGAGACGGCTGAATCCTTTAAATGGTTGTTTGATGCTTTCTTGGAAAGTCATGGGCAAAAGCATCCGGTAACATTATTTACGGACCAAGATCTTGCCATGGCAAAGGcaattttggaggtttttcCTGGAACATGGCATGGTTTGTGTACTTGGCATTTAATGCAAAATGGGATTAAGCATCTAGGTCACTTAATGAAGGACGGATCAAGCTTTCTATCAGATCTTAAGAGATGTATATATCATTATGATGAAGAAGTACAATTTGAGACTGCATGGGAACAATTGAGGAGTCAGTATCGGGTTGAAAATGGATCATGGTTAGATCGTATTTATGTACTTAAACACAAGTGGGCCAAATGCTATATGAAGAATACATTTACAGGAGGTATGCGGAGTACTCAGCTAAGTGAAAGTGTAAATGCTGACTTGAAGGATTATACAAAGTCTACTTTAGACATTATACAGTTTTTTAAGCATTTTGAAAGAGTAGTCAATGATAAGCGTGCTAATGAATTGAAGGCTGAAtttgatgcaagaaataagCTCCCAAGGAACTCTTTTCCCCAAACACCCATTATGATACATGCATCAGAAGTCTACACTCCGTTAATCTTTGGATTATTTCATAATGAGAATGTACGGGTTGGTTCTTGCTACATAATACAGAAGGATGAAAGTAATAGCTTGCATAAATATGCTATTGGTATTCTTGATTCAGATATGACATTTAAGGTTGAGTGTGATCCATCCAAGTCCATTATTGAATGTAGCTGTAAGAAATTTGAGACATTTGGCATCCTATGTTGTCATGCTTTGAAGATAATGGATAGGTTGGATATGAAGTCTATTCCTGAAGCATATATTTTGAGTAGATGGACACGTGCAGCAAGAAGCATTGTAGTGGAAGATAGCAAGGGAACACAAGTTGAAGAAGATGTAAATTTGAACTCTGCACAAAGATATAGAATTCTTTGTCATAAACTGGTAAAGATTGCATCACAAGCATCCAATTCAAAAGAGGGATTTGCATTGGTGAACAATGTTGCTAGTGATTTGTGTAAACAATTACACAGTCTTGAAAATCATGACACAAGGGCACATCAAGATGAGTCAACTGAAGAGCCTAATCTGAACATTGCAAAAGggcttaaaaagaaagagaagaagaagggttgtGGATCAAGTAAACGAAAAAAATCATGTTTGGAAACAAAAGGcaataagaataagaaaaagaaaaatgagccAAACACAACTAGTACCTCTCTACCAGCCCTTACACCATGCAATGTAGTACATTTGAATCAATTGGATGGAACTCGAGAAAGTGAAATCAACCACAGTTACATGGATCCCATTATG ATGGAGTACCTTCAAGGGAGTCATTTCCTGTGGTTTCTCCTTTGTCGCCGTCGCCTAAGGATGCAGAGCATGAACCGACAGTATTTCCTTCCGCCGTCGGCTGGAACAGAGACACAGATGTGCAAGGGGATCTCAGAGGAGGAGTCTGTCTTCCTTTGTCGCCTAAGGATTCAGAGCAGGGGAAGCGAGAAGATTTTTATCCCCAGTCCCTTCTCTCACCATCGCATGGTCTGTGAGAGCGGTAGGGAGAAGATAACCCTAACAGTTGCCGTTGTCGACGCCGACGCCGTGAGAACAGAACCTGTCTTCTTTATCGCCGACGCTGGTCACCGTGAATATTCGTGA